In one Cervus elaphus chromosome 9, mCerEla1.1, whole genome shotgun sequence genomic region, the following are encoded:
- the LOC122699978 gene encoding olfactory receptor 56-like, with the protein MALVKNQTCISHFILLGLFNHTPLHLLLFSTIMVMFLVALSGNGLMIFLINTDSRLHSPMYFFLSWLSLMDLMLISTIVPRMAIDYLLGHGSISFTGCGFQILFFLTLLGDECFLLAFMAYDRYVAISNPLRYSVVMSRRVCWLMVAGSWLFGLVDGLFQAIYTLSFPYCGSQEIDHFFCGIPAVLKLACADTSIYEALIYVCCILMLLLPFSVISVSYLLIFVTVLRMHSAEGRKKAFATCSSHMAVVSLFYGAAMVTYMRPQTYHSSKQDKVVSAFYTMITPVLNPLIYSLRNKEVAGALKKLLGRCSCGGGQT; encoded by the coding sequence ATGGCCTTGGTGAAAAATCAGACTTGCATCTCCCACTTCATCCTCCTGGGCCTGTTCAACCACACACCACTGCACCTCCTTCTCTTTTCCACCATCATGGTCATGTTTCTGGTGGCCCTCTCTGGCAACGGGCTCATGATCTTCCTCATCAACACTGACTCCCGTCTACACagccccatgtacttcttcctcagctGGCTGTCACTCATGGACCTCATGCTCATCTCCACCATTGTACCACGGATGGCCATCGACTATCTCCTGGGCCATGGTTCCATCTCCTTTACAGGCTGTGGGTTCCAGATCCTGTTCTTCCTCACCCTCCTCGGGGATGAGTGCTTCCTGCTGGCTTTCATGGCCTAtgatcgctatgtggccatcAGCAACCCACTGAGGTACTCAGTGGTCATGAGCCGCCGTGTCTGTTGGCTCATGGTGGCAGGATCTTGGCTCTTTGGCCTGGTGGATGGGTTGTTTCAGGCCATCTATACCCTGAGCTTTCCCTACTGTGGCTCTCAGGAGATCGACCACTTCTTCTGTGGCATCCCTGCAGTGCTTAAGCTGGCCTGTGCAGATACATCCATTTATGAGGCTTTGATCTATGTGTGCTGCATCCTCATGCTGCTCCTGCCCTTCTCTGTCATCTCCGTCTCCTATCTGCTGATCTTTGTAACTGTGCTCCGCATGCATTCTGCTGAAGGTCGGAAAAAGGCCTTTGCTACCTGTTCGTCCCACATGGCGGTTGTGTCTCTCTTCTATGGGGCTGCCATGGTCACCTACATGCGGCCCCAGACCTACCACTCCTCCAAGCAGGACAAAGTGGTCTCAGCCTTCTATACCATGATTACCCCTGTGCTCAACCCActcatctacagcctgaggaacaaggAAGTGGCTGGTGCTCTCAAGAAACTCCTGGGGAGGTGTTCTTGTGGTGGGGGACAGACATAA